cttttttccttcatcACACTGCTGACCACCTTGTGTCTTACCTCCCAGAGCGTAAAGAAGTTCCAATGCCTGAACCATAGTCTGAGCTGGAGGAGGctgttaaaaatacaataaagggAAATGCATTTTAACTACTATATTCACTCTGAAAAAACAGATGAATGTACAATCCAGCATACTTGAGAGGTCACTGCTGGTCTTCACAAACTCATACAATGGTTGTATGAGTATGTGGCAGTGTAGTAAGCTTTATGTatacatttgtttaaataagGGGCCATTTTTGCTACTTAGAATGTAAAACACAATTTCTTTCACAACCAGTATGTGGATAAAGAGTGAGTGACTCACAGAAAGGAAGTTGAACCGCAGCACATTATCGATGCCTAATGCTTTGAGCTGCAGGATGACAGGGGCCAAATTGGTGCGCTGCATCTCTGGCACAGTAGAGGCAGGTAGTTTCTCAAAGTCTTCCTCTGATTAAAGAACAGAAGCAGAAGGAGCATGAAAATATAATATGGGGAGTGATAAAAGTTTTTCTTAACATACAAATATTAATAGTAGACCATTCTTATTACAGATGCTAATCCTCAATGCTTGTCATCGTTTCCTGTAAACTCAGACATACCCGTGTACAGTCTAAAGCATTTCCCTGGTCGGTTTCGTCCGGCTCTCCCGGCTCTCTGACTGGCTGAGGCTTTGGAGATGGGAGTGACCACCAGGGACTCAATGGCAGTGCGAGCATTGTAAGCTCGCAGCTTTACGAATGCACAGTCAATGACAAATACAATTCCATTTATGGTGATTGAGGTTTCAGCAATGTTAGTGGCCACCACAACCTGGAAAGAaacataagatttttttttttttaaagtatgaaAGCCTGGCTAAAGGTCAACTTTaaacccatttttttttactctcagGGAAGTCTCTTTATAGCAGTTacagggatttttttaaaagagatgcCAAATATGCGCACTGTGATAAATGAATAtcataaaaacttaattttctgTTCTGGAagtcaaaaaacacatttaccttTCGGACAGAGGGGGGAGCCCGGTCAAAGACCTTCATCTGCTCAGCATATGGTAAACCGGAATACATGGGCAAAATTCTCAGGTGTTTCTTCATGCCATACCGTGACAGAGATCTGGCCTGATCCTGCAGAAGAGACGCCAccttctccacctcctcctaaAAGGGGAAAATATATGGCGAAAATAAGTACAGTTACGTTTTACTAATGAGAAATCCAGTGCATATGATGCTGCCACATTCATAAACCTTCCTGGTTTATGAATTGGACATAAGCCAATTAAGAAGAGAGTCACTAACCTGGCCAGTGAGAAAAGCAAGAACGTCCCCATCCTCCTCTGTCTCATGGATCTTCATCACTGTCTCCACTGTGGCTTTCACATAATCTGGGACAGGACTGACAGCAAACCATTTTTgaattttgttgcacttttgtTGCAGTGACTACAAAGTTCTGTTCAAAGAAATATGCAAGTTATACATCATATGGTCAGTTTGAAGTCTGTATGTGTATGGATTACCTGACAGTGTAGAAGATATCCACTGGGAATGTGCGGCCCTCCACAGTCAGAATTCCACATGTGTCCTTGTTTGGATCCCCAGACTCGTTCAGGTTGAAGAAGTCATGAAATTTCTTCAAATCAGAGCAATATCACAGTATtataacagatttttcttttataaatattattatattttgccccaacacagcaaagaaaacatttatgctACCCTAAAAATCTGACATTTGAGAAACTCTACAGGTTATAAAAGTTATACAGTTAAAATCGTTTGCGTGTGCAGATGAAAGCTGCTTTAAAAGAGAAAGTACAGTAAGATGTCTGATATGGCATTTCAGCTGACTTGCTTAACACCGAGCACAGTCATGGCCTGATTGTGTCTATCTATCATCAGGGTATCGCAGATGTCAGTACAATGTGATCCCACCCGACGTCTGCGTTCCCCGTGTCTGCCTTTGTTGATCTTTTCTCCCTATTCAAGCATATCTGTTCATCTTAATGATGCAGTCACCTTGGCATCAAGCGTTGCAGAGGCCACAATAACCCTCAGGTCTCGCCGTTTCTTCTGAATCTGTTAGagtcaaagaaaaatattaaaagaaatgcacaaTAATGTGAAACTTTATTGGAATATTTTAGCAAGTTATGTTGAATTAGCCCCAGTGATATAAACAGATGGCATTACCTTCTTAAGCAGGCCAATGGCTATGTCTGTATACAGGGTTCTCTCGTGAGCTTCATCTAACATCAGCACACTGaagatgacaaaagaaaaagaaaatattccaTGAAAAACCTGAACCAGGTTTTGATCATTACATAAGATTGTTTAGACATATTATGTATTTATAGTTGGGCATATTATGtcataataataaacatgttaaGGACATTTGACAGAATAACCATCGCGTACCTATATTTTTTCAGAAGAGGATCGGCCATCATCTCTCGCACCAACATGCCATCTGTTACAAACTGAAGCACACGGGCACAATTAATCACTGaatgaaaccaaacacatgatcaaaataaacactgaacacATCTGCCACTAGCTTACTTTGATCCTTGTGGCATGGGGATCAGAGCAGTCATCAAATCGGATGGTGTAGCCCACCTCATGTCCCAGCAGGGCCCCTCGTTCCTCTGCAACACGATTAGCCACCTATCAGCAGGAAAGAGGGGCAAAATACAGTATTTGAAGCAGGCACATGTCCTTCAACCTTAACTAAATTTGCCTGCAGCAAGATGACATTGAAGAAGAGTGAGCTGAGAAATAAAAGGACATCAGTGGAGCTCTTACAGAGATAGCAGCCACGCGGCGAGGCTGCGTCACTCCAATCACTTTCCCCTCTGCCGCCCAGCCAGCCTCCAGCAGGTACTGATGGAAGTCAGATGAAAGGGGAAGGCAAAGGAGAACAAAGCATGAATAACAGAATCTGCATAAATTAAGCTTTAGCTGATGTGGCCCAAGCCCTGCTAAGAAAGAGGCTACTAAGCATCAAGACAAGGTCATGTTAAACTAGCGTGGGGGGAGTTGGTCTGTATGAAGGGTTTTCGGAAACTGCAGCACTGGTGTGCATTTTTTCCACACAAGTTCACcttcattttaaatctttactGAAGCAAATTACACTAACCTGAGGTATTTGTGTCGTCTTCCCACATCCAGTCTCTCCAACTATGATTACAGTTTGGTAACTTTCAACCAAATATAAGATGTTGTTTCTGTGCTGCATCGGGAacaaataagaagtagtacataCTGAGTACATGCAACAAACACAGCCAACAAAACTCTTCTCATTTTCAGACGTGTCAAAGCAGTGTGAAACCTTAAAAACCGGGAGTTTCTGCCGCTGTTTCTCAATAGAGAGGGCGGTGTTGGGGTTGAAGATGATGGGGGAACCGGTGGTCTCTGAGTTGAGCTCCCTTTCCTCGGAGATCCCCGGTGCCTCGGAGCCTGGAGCAGAACAGATGGTGAAGAGGAGgataagatgttttatttaaatgtaagcaGGCTGAGGATTCAAGAGGATGACAGGCAGGGTTTGGTGCAACGCCCAAAGATCTATACAAGAACGCCTTTCAACAGTGCAAATTCCGCTGTATGCATTGTTGCGTTCTCCATAGTATTTTAATCTTGGCAGGTTAATACTTTGGTTCCGCACAGCTATCCCGAGCTGAACCCGTTCAGGCTGCAAACACCACGCAGCTGCGCTGAACGCGGCAACAAAACCGAGACCGGACAATACACAACAGCGCCTGCATAGCCGTGATTGTAAACCCATAGAAGTAACACCAAACGTCTTATTCGGTCATTTTTTTCGCACTTACCCGGCTTCCAAAATTTCATCGTGGAGTGGGgagccgccatcttggattctACGTCACATATTCTTTTCCTCCACCTCCATAGATGACGTCATGATTTGGGCTTTCTTTAGAGATTTATGAATGATGCCGGAGCGTTTAACGACAATTGCCAATACAAGTTCAACTTGACAAttatggcagttttttttttcgcttttttaaaaattgctaACTTAAGTTATGCTACTAACGCTAATAAGTAAATGGCTGATGCAGTAAACCCTCGAAATGAAAGCTATGAAAGACAGCAGCTGATACAAGAAAGGttaaaattgaaattaaagttCATACTTTAATCCAGTATCATATCACTGGAGCTGAAAAATAAGGAATTACACAAACCGAGGTGCTTTGTTAACTTTCTAAATATTATCAATCCTCAATGCAATATTTCTGAAACAGCAGTTTATATCATTCAAGTAAGCCTCAGGATTTTGATCTAATAGCTCAAGTAGTATAAATTAAAGCAATACTAGAGatatttttatgtagttttaacAGCATTCCAGTTTGTATTGATTTgaataattaacattttatgcTAAATCAAAACAACACTCATTTACTTTATTGTCATATTGCATCTTTTCTGCAGTGTGACAGAAGCTACTATAGGCTATCAAAAGTTTGGAAAATATCAATTTAATTGTCAGCATTGTTCTTCCATCTTAACTCACTTACAAAACTAAAGGTATCCTTAACCATTTAAGATTAGTTTACCATAGTGGTTACCACTTTTTATTCTATCATGCCTCAACAACTTCAAGTCTTTATGAGGGAAAATTTCATCAATCTGACCCACAACAATACACCATCTGTGTTcagatttttcttaaattaaaaccaGTAAGTGAtggattttaaattattttcaaattgTCTTGTTGGACTGCAGGTTGCATAGCTGAGTAGTACTGCCCTTATTTTATCTTCAGCATCCTCAGGTCTACAAACCCACTAATGTACATGCTACACACCAACTGTAAAactaaagtggacagagaacTTGACTACATAGCAGTGAGACCCCaccattagtttttttttttaaacaagcaaatataaacacaccTGAAAACAACCACTTCGCTGCACAACACAGCATTTCAGCAAAAGCTTTAGCTCAAAGAAACACCTAGTAAATACCTGAATAATCTAGAAGAAAAACTAAGATTTGTAAATACTTCAATAAAAATCAGGCACTCTCTCTGAAAATGGAGGCTAAATTAAGCCCATGTTTAATGATTCCCAAAAGATTTGATCAGAAAATACAATCCTTTCAAACACCAGCTGCATATTGAATATAACAGTATCATTACAACTTTGCAAGAACTGCTTTTAAAAGTTCACTATAAAATACTGAGAAATATGTTACATCAAAAAAGACataacataaatacaaataagtCTGTAATACAGGTGGACAAATGGGACATTGTACAGAATTTACGGAgaagtttaaattaatttcaaaacAACAGGCAACACTTTAATCTGGGAGCTACTtgtgagaaaaatattaattataaataGTTTTTACCTTATTAAGGGCATTAATAAATGTCAGCTAGATACACTAAAAGCAAATCATGGCAGTGCACAGATCCAGTAAATCTTCAATTATGAACATTTGCATTGTTATACAACATGCATGCCTCCCTCCTCTTTGCTTGGAAATGATCTATTTCCTGGATGGCGCCAGAGCATAATGATTCTGTTGGCATCAGGACTGGGTATAATTCTATATATCTATTTAAAAACCAGCATATGATCTGTTGTTAGAAGTTAGATATCACCTGCAGTTAGTCACAAATTCCAAGTGTTAGAAATCATATGTattcaaaataatataaaataacagtttatgttgatggagcaaaaaaaaaatcaaaagaagttccaagacattttaaaatgtcatgaaaCAAATTGCGCCAACCATAAACTGCTGACACACATCGTAGCTGTTACccttatttctttaaataggcaaattaatcatttttaggaGAAACTGCAGAATCAATTCCTTACAGGTAGCTCTGTTCATCCAACATGGTGCATGTTGGATACAAGTTAAAAGATGAAATGTCACATTTGTGGACTGACTGAATCCTAGAGACTAAATGATGAAGCTTTGTCTTTATTGCTCTGCCCCTGCAACTTGACTGAACAGCTCATGAGCAAGAAAACAGGATGGGTATTCATACTGCTTGTTATCTTTATAGTGTAAAGTTTGcattcatgtttctttctttcttttcttctttctttatgtATCTTTAGTGTTTCTATTCAGACGTCATGAACATGATGTGAAGAAGGACATAACATTAGATGAGTGAAATGGaagatgtatttaaaaaatgaagccTCAAATTAGAGAGATATACAGTATTTGAGCACATTTGTCTCTGTGTTCT
This region of Melanotaenia boesemani isolate fMelBoe1 chromosome 13, fMelBoe1.pri, whole genome shotgun sequence genomic DNA includes:
- the dhx35 gene encoding probable ATP-dependent RNA helicase DHX35, with protein sequence MAAPHSTMKFWKPGSEAPGISEERELNSETTGSPIIFNPNTALSIEKQRQKLPVFKHRNNILYLVESYQTVIIVGETGCGKTTQIPQYLLEAGWAAEGKVIGVTQPRRVAAISVANRVAEERGALLGHEVGYTIRFDDCSDPHATRIKFVTDGMLVREMMADPLLKKYSVLMLDEAHERTLYTDIAIGLLKKIQKKRRDLRVIVASATLDAKKFHDFFNLNESGDPNKDTCGILTVEGRTFPVDIFYTVSPVPDYVKATVETVMKIHETEEDGDVLAFLTGQEEVEKVASLLQDQARSLSRYGMKKHLRILPMYSGLPYAEQMKVFDRAPPSVRKVVVATNIAETSITINGIVFVIDCAFVKLRAYNARTAIESLVVTPISKASASQRAGRAGRNRPGKCFRLYTEEDFEKLPASTVPEMQRTNLAPVILQLKALGIDNVLRFNFLSPPPAQTMVQALELLYALGGLDHYGRLTDPMGVRMAEFPLSPMFAKMLLESGNFGCSKEVVTIAAMMQIQNIFVVPPNQKKVAAREHRKFAVAEGDHLTMLNVYEAFIKHQKSSQWCQEHFLNYKGLLRAVTVREQLRRLMNKFKVPRTSSEGDPDVILKCIVSGFFANAARIHHSGSYRTLRDDLELHIHPSSVLFGEKPPKWVVFNEVVQTSQYYMRDVTAVESSWLVELAPHFYKQAKHGSLASKRSRVL